In Betta splendens chromosome 19, fBetSpl5.4, whole genome shotgun sequence, the following proteins share a genomic window:
- the myof gene encoding myoferlin isoform X5 → MLRVLVESAKGLPKKKIGSPDPITSVTFKDEKKKTKAIDNELNPVWNEVLEFDLKGSALDSGSFIDVVVKDYETIGKDKLIGSTKISLKDLASGQLRSLPSKNVPLANESGQNTGATINLVIGYDPPANAAPSPNDPQAGGAAVDGGGGGGDETLPDGGPSGAPGPSTPGQPVNLRQSLARSQNRSRLANKPQDFQIRVRVIEARQLPGNNIKPVVKVNVAGQTHRTRIRRGNNPFFDEMFFYNVHMLPSELFDENISFRVYDSYSLRADSLMGEFKLDTGYVYDEPAHCVLRKWLLLNDPDDSSSGAKGYLKVSLFIVGTGDEPPMENRDSNDDQDDIESNLLLPAGVTLRWATLSLKVFRAEDVPQMDDAFVQSVKELFGSEENRKNLVDPFVEASFAGKKLCTTIMEKNANPEWNQILRLQVKFPSMCECIKLTVFDWDRLTANDAVGTTYLNLSRIASSGGEVEATTGESEVGFLPVFGPCYINLYGSPREFTGLPDPYDDLNYGKGEGVAYRGRVLVQLDTKLDGKVDKAVESISSDDILVAQKYQRRRKYCLCAVFYSASMIRQPGEPIQFEVSIGNYGNKLDNTCKPLASTTQYSCAVFDGNHYYYLPWADNKPVVVVNSFWEDISHRLDAVNIILYITQHLQSNLEAFRTAILAKVSDNQLAEVWLKLLNQLIEDIESFPTPQLEGHDNLTTLDLQLKNLRDTSLATIKEAARRMREEAPEISETLSDIEAWEDKLKQLTVEPQNSMPDVIIWMLRGEKRVAYGRIPAHEILFSTHSEQACGQHCGKTQTVFLKYPMDKNKGLKVPVQVRVNMWLGLSAHEKKFNSFSEGNFSVFAELYENQAKMFGKYGTTGLVGRHKYSDVTGKLKLKQEYFLPPRGWEWEGDWFVDPEKGLLTEADAGHTEFMDEVYQNETRFPGGEWKPASEPYTDVNGEKSRSPTEFDCPLGWTWEDEWTVDVNRAVDDQGWEYGVTIPPNDKPQAWVPAEKVYHVHRRRRVVRPRKRSAVPAGTPVERRIQGDPEGWEFSSLIGWKFHRMERSSDTFRRRRWRRKMAPGDRLGSCAIFQLEGALGVDTEEKEKGSKEDSTKLFGANTPTVSCTFTKSFRYHLRVYIYQARNMIAMDNDSFSDPYAHVSFLHVSKTTETLRATLNPTWDQTLIFNDIEIYGEPQQVANRPPKVVVEFYDSDQVGKDELLGRTVYSPLVKLTPGTDGTPKLLWHPILQKGHKAGEALVAAELILKDKSGKTDLPLSPPKRAENLYMVPQGIRPVVQLTAVEILAWGLRNMKPYQLAAVTSPSLVVECGGQRVESVVIKNMKKSPNFPSSVLFIRVLLPKEEMYTPPIVLKVIDHRPFGRKPVVGQCTIASLEEFRCDPYVITAEGAMSSKMALMMASPVKHVSITMEESRPLLEAKFMYSMSAAVTKMATPASFFHVEKEKETIDWWSKFYASTGDLQKCGPYLKKGYDTLKVYDCELEDVADFKGLTDFCHTFKLFGGKNINGDDDPTVVGEFKGSFKVYPLPDDPGVPAPPQQFRELPDSGPQECLVRIYVVRGIDLQPKDNNGKCDPYIKITLGKNTIDDRDHYIPNTLDPLFGRMFEMTCFLPQDKDLKISVYDFDLLTRDEKVGDTVIDLENRMLSRYNSYCGLPQTYCISGVNQWRDQLKPSQILETLARLKGLSKPKSEDNGTSLTFNGTEYTLAQFEDNKEIHQHLGPPLERLSLHVLRTQKLVPEHVETRTLYSTFQPNLSQGKLQMWVDVFPKSIGVPGPPFDITPRKAKKYFLRAVIWNTTDVILDETSITGEHMSDIYVKGWMPGMEDDKQKTDVHYRSLDGDGNFNWRFVFGFEYLPAEQLCLVSKKEHFWSLDKTEFRIPPRLTIQIWDNDKFSLDDYLGTVELDLRNLVAPSKTPEKCSLNMMDVLEAGAPHKTDHAKSLFAQQSVRGWWPCSLEQNGKKTLGGKVEMTLEIVNETEADERPAGKGREEPNMNPKLDFPKRPETSFFWFTNPCKTMKFIVWKRFRCLFICLIILIIVVLFLAILLYSLPNYISMKIVKPLQ, encoded by the exons ATGTTGCGCGTTTTGGTGGAATCGGCTAAAGGTTTGCCCAAGAAGAAGATCGGAAGTCCTGACCCGATCacaagtgtgacttttaaag atgaaaagaaaaagactAAAGCCATTGACAACGAGCTGAATCCCGTATGGAATGAG gtgCTGGAGTTCGACCTGAAGGGCTCGGCCCTGGACTCCGGCTCTTTCATAGACGTGGTTGTGAAAGACTACGAAACCATCGGGAAGGACAA ATTAATTGGCTCAACCAAAATCTCTTTGAAGGACCTGGCCTCAGGTCAGCTCCGATCTCTGCCTTCCAAAAATGTGCCTCTGGCCAACGAAAGTGGACAGAACACTGGA GCCACAATAAACCTCGTGATCGGCTACGATCCTCCAGCCAACGCTGCTCCCAGCCCCAACGACCCGCAGGCCGGAGGCGCCGCCGTGGACGGCG gtggcggcggcggcgatgaGACGCTGCCTGATGGAGGCCCGAGTGGTGCGCCGGGTCCCTCCACCCCCGGCCAGCCGGTTAATCTCCGCCAGAGCCTGGCCAGGTCCCAGAACCGCTCCAGACTGGCCAACAAGCCCCAGGACTTCCAA ATCCGTGTCCGCGTCATCGAGGCCCGTCAGTTGCCCGGCAACAACATCAAACCGGTGGTGAAGGTCAACGTGGCCGGACAGACGCACAggacgaggatcaggagaggaaacaaccCCTTCTTCGATGAG aTGTTCTTCTATAACGTCCACATGCTGCCGTCAGAGCTGTTTGATGAGAACATTAGCTTTCGG GTGTACGACTCCTACTCGCTGAGGGCGGACAGTCTGATGGGCGAATTCAAA CTGGACACGGGATATGTTTATGATGAGCCAG CTCACTGTGTCCTGAGGAAGTGGCTTCTGTTGAACGATCCCGATGACTCCAGCTCTGGGGCTAAAGGGTACCTCAAAGTCAGCCTCTTCATCGTGGGGACCGGCGACGAGCCTCCG ATGGAGAACAGGGATTCCAACGACGACCAGGACGACATAGAGAGTAATCTGCTGCTGCCAGCGGGCGTGACGCTGCGATGGGCCACCTTGTCCCTGAAGGTCTTCAGAGCGGAAGATGTCCCACAAA tgGATGATGCGTTTGTCCAGAGTGTGAAGGAACTGTTTGGAtcagaggaaaacaggaagaatCTGGTGGATCCTTTTGTAGAAGCCAGCTTCGCAGGCAAAAAG CTGTGCACTACGATCATGGAGAAGAATGCAAACCCTGAGTGGAACCAAATACTAAGGCTCCAAGTGAAG TTCCCCTCCATGTGTGAGTGCATCAAGCTGACCGTCTTCGACTG GGATCGTCTGACAGCTAATGATGCTGTTGGCACCACGTACCTGAACCTGTCCAGGATTGCCTCCTCTGGTGGAGAGGTCGAAG CCACCACGGGGGAGTCCGAGGTGGGCTTCCTCCCCGTCTTCGGGCCCTGCTACATCAACCTCTACGGCAGCCCCAGGGAGTTTACCGGCCTTCCAGACCCCTACGACGATCTCAACTATGGCAAG GGAGAGGGAGTGGCGTACAGGGGCAGGGTCCTGGTTCAGCTGGACACCAAGCTGGATGGGAAGGTGGACAAAGCGGTGGAGAGCATCAGCAGCGATGACATCCTGGtggcacag AAgtaccagaggaggaggaagtactGTCTGTGCGCTGTCTTCTACAGCGCCTCCATGATTCGGCAGCCTGGAGAGCCAATCCAGTTTGAGGTCAGCATCGGTAACTATGGCAACAAGCTGGATAACACCTGCAAACCGTTGGCATCCACCACTCAGtacagctgtgctgtgtttgatg GGAACCACTACTACTACCTGCCCTGGGCTGACAATAAGCCGGTGGTTGTGGTGAATTCGTTCTGGGAGGACATCAGCCACCGCCTAGATGcagtcaacatcatcctctacatcACACAACATCTG CAATCCAACCTGGAGGCATTTAGGACCGCCATCTTGGCTAAAGTCTCCGACAACCAGCTAGCTGAGGTGTGGCTGAAGTTGCTCAATCAGCTGATTGAAGACATAGAAAG CTTCCCCACGCCTCAGCTGGAGGGCCACGACAATCTGACAACGCTGGACCTCCAGCTCAAGAATCTGCGCGACACTTCTCTGGCCACCATCAAGGAGGCAGCCCGGCGCATGCGAGAGGAGGCCCCGGAGATCAGCGAGACGCTGTCTGATATTGAAGCCTGGGAAGACAAACTGAAACAGCTGACTGTGGAG CCCCAGAACAGCATGCCTGACGTTATCATCTGGATGCTGCGGGGGGAGAAGAGGGTCGCCTACGGCCGCATCCCCGCTCACGAGATCCTGTTCTCCACCCACAGTGAGCAGGCCTGTGGTCAACACTGTGGCAAGACTCAGACGGTCTTTTTAAAG TACCCCATGGATAAAAACAAGGGCTTAAAGGTGCCAGTTCAGGTTAGAGTCAACATGTGGCTGGGTCTCTCTGCACATGAGAAAAAGTTCAACTCCTTCTCTGAGGGCAACTTCAGCGTGTTCGCTGAGTTG TACGAGAACCAGGCCAAGATGTTCGGGAAGTACGGGACAACAGGCCTGGTGGGTCGCCACAAATACTCCGATGTGACGGgcaagctgaagctgaagcaggagTACTTCCTGCCCCCCAGAGGGTGGGAGTGGGAGGGCGACTGGTTCGTCGACCCAGAGAAAGG TCTGCTCACAGAAGCGGATGCGGGGCACACCGAGTTCATGGACGAAGTCTACCAGAATGAGACCCGCTTCCCTGGCGGGGAGTGGAAGCCTGCGTCTGAGCCGTACACCGACGTG AACGGGGAGAAAAGCCGCAGCCCTACAGAGTTCGATTGTCCTCTAGGTTGGACCTGGGAAGACGAGTGGACCGTGGACGTCAACAGAGCCGTGGATGATCAAG GCTGGGAGTATGGAGTGACCATACCCCCCAACGACAAACCCCAAGCCTGGGTCCCTGCAGAGAAGGTTTACCACGTCCACCGCAGGAGAAGGGTGGTTCGACCGCGCAAGAGAAGCGCTGTCCCTGCAGGGACCCCTGTGGAG AGGCGGATTCAAGGTGACCCTGAGGGATGGGAGTTCTCCTCACTGATCGGCTGGAAGTTCCACAGAATGGAACGCTCATCCGACACGTTCCGTCGAAGGCGCTGGAGGCGGAAGATGGCGCCAGGAGACCGGCTGGGGTCCTGCGCCATTTTTCAGCTAGAAGGGGCATTG GGTGTTGAtactgaggagaaggagaaaggctCAAAGGAAGATTCCACCAAGCTGTTTGGTGCCAACACTCCCACTGTGTCGTGTACTTTTACCA AGTCTTTCAGGTACCATCTTCGTGTCTACATCTATCAGGCGCGTAATATGATTGCTATGGACAATGATAGTTTTTCTG ATCCTTACGCCCACGTCTCCTTCCTGCACGTGAGCAAGACAACAGAGACGCTGCGGGCGACGCTGAACCCGACCTGGGACCAGACCCTGATCTTCAATGACATCGAGATCTACGGGGAGCCGCAGCAGGTTGCGAACCGACCCCCCAAAGTCGTGGTGGAGTTCTACGACAGTGACCAAGTG GGAAAGGATGAGCTGCTGGGCCGCACTGTTTACAGCCCACTGGTGAAGTTGACCCCAGGCACAGACGGGACGCCTAAACTACTGTGGCATCCCATCCTCCAAAAGGGTCACAAGGCCGGCGAGGCTCTGGTGGCTGCTGAACTCATCCTTAAAGACAAG tcGGGTAAGACTGACCTTCCCCTAAGTCCCCCAAAGAGAGCGGAGAACCTCTACATGGTTCCCCAGGGCATCCGGCCCGTGGTGCAGCTCACTGCCGTGGAG ATTCTAGCCTGGGGCTTGAGGAACATGAAGCCGTACCAGCTGGCTGCAGTAACGTCCCCCAGCCTGGTGGTGGAGTGTGGAGGGCAGAGGGTGGAGTCTGTCGTCATCAAGAACATGAAAAAGAGCCCCAACTTTCCCAGCTCCGTCCTCTTCATCCGAgtg CTGCTTCCTAAGGAGGAAATGTACACGCCTCCTATTGTGCTGAAGGTGATCGACCATCGTCCGTTCGGCAGGAAGCCTGTGGTTGGCCAGTGCACCATCGCCTCTCTAGAGGAGTTCAGATGCGACCCATACGTCATCACCGCAGAGGGGGCGATGTCTTCAAAGA TGGCTCTGATGATGGCGTCTCCCGTCAAACACGTCTCTATAACCATGGAGGAGTCCAGACCCCTGCTAGAAGCCAAA TTCATGTACAGCATGTCAGCTGCTGTCACCAAAATGGCCACGCCTGCCTCCTTCTTT CATGTAGAAAAG GAAAAAGAGACTATTGACTGGTGGAGCAAATTCTATGCTTCGACTGGAGACCTGCAGAAATGCGGTCCTTACCTGAAGAAAGGATACGACACCCTCAAA GTTTATGACTGCGAACTGGAGGACGTCGCAGACTTCAAAGGCCTGACCGATTTCTGCCACACCTTTAAACTATTCGGAGGCAAGAATATAAACGGCGACGATGACCCGACTGTGGTTGGAGAGTTCAAG GGTTCGTTCAAGGTGTACCCTCTGCCTGACGACCCGGGGGTCCCTGCTCCTCCGCAGCAGTTCAGAGAGCTGCCAGACAGCGGACCCCAGGAGTGTCTGGTCAGGATTTATGTGGTCCGGGGCATAGACCTGCAGCCCAAAGACAACAACGGCAAA TGTGATCCGTACATAAAGATAACCCTGGGCAAGAATACGATCGATGACAGAGATCACTACATACCCAACACCCTTGATCCTTTGTTTGGAAG GATGTTTGAGATGACGTGTTTCCTGCCCCAGGACAAGGACCTAAAGATTTCTGTCTATGACTTTGACCTCCTCACCCGTGATGAAAAGGTCGGCGACACGGTGATTGACCTGGAGAACCGCATGCTGTCACGCTACAACTCCTACTGTGGCCTTCCACAGACATACTGCAT TTCTGGCGTCAATCAGTGGCGGGACCAGCTCAAACCATCTCAAATCCTAGAGACCTTGGCCCGTCTAAAAGGCCTCTCCAAGCCCAAGAGTGAAGATAATGGCACATCGCTCACATTTAATGGCACAGAGTACACGCTGGCTCAGTTCG AGGACAACAAGGAAATCCATCAGCACTTGGGTCCACCCCTAGAACGCCTCAGTCTGCACGTGCTCCGGACACAAAAACTCGTTCCAGAACACGTGGAGACCAGGACCCTTTACAGCACCTTCCAGCCGAACCTCTCCCAG GGAAAGCTTCAGATGTGGGTGGATGTTTTCCCCAAAAGCATTGGCGTCCCCGGACCTCCCTTTGACATCACACCGCGCAAGGCTAAGAA GTATTTCCTCCGTGCTGTTATCTGGAACACCACTGATGTCATTTTAGACGAGACCAGCATCACTGGAGAACACATGAGTGACATCTATGTCAAGGG ctggaTGCCAGGGATGGAGGACGACAAGCAGAAGACCGATGTCCACTACAGGTCCCTGGACGGAGATGGCAACTTTAACTGGAGGTTCGTCTTTGGTTTCGAGTACCTGCCGGCCGAACAACTCTGCCTTGTGTCCAAGAAG GAACATTTTTGGAGTCTTGATAAAACTGAGTTCAGGATTCCCCCCAGGTTAACTATTCAGATATGGGACAATGACAAGTTCTCACTGGATGATTACCTTG GCACAGTGGAGCTGGATTTGCGTAACCTTGTTGCTCCCTCCAAGACCCCAGAGAAATGTTCTCTCAATATGATGGATGTTCTGGAAGCTGGAGCCCCACACAAGACAGATCATGCAAAGTCTCTGTTTGCCCAGCAGTCGGTCAGAGGCTGGTGGCCCTGTTCCTTAGAACAGAATGGGAAGAAGACCCTCGGT GGCAAAGTGGAGATGACACTGGAGATCGTAAATGAGACAGAAGCAGACGAGAGACCGGCAGGAAAAGGCAGAGAAGAACCCAACATGAACCCAAAACTGGACTTTCCCAA ACGGCCAGAAACATCCTTCTTCTGGTTCACCAACCCATGCAAGACCATGAAGTTCATCGTATGGAAAAGGTTCAGGTGTCTCTTCATTtgcctcatcatcctcatcatagTGGTTCTCTTCCTTGCCATCCTGCTGTACTCGTTACCG aatTACATTTCAATGAAGATAGTGAAACCTCTGCAGTGA